One part of the Sphingobacterium sp. LZ7M1 genome encodes these proteins:
- a CDS encoding glycoside hydrolase family 3 N-terminal domain-containing protein has protein sequence MKIKIKGLLIFGLMVACQSTLQAQELPYKNKDLPVEKRVEDLLGRMTLEEKVGQLSKVLGWEMYDKNAGKIGLSQKFKETVKNQKIGLLWATLRADPWTQKTLITGLTPEEAAKATNALQKFMVDSTRLGIPLLLSEETPHGHMAIGATTFPTAIGQASTWNPFLIQKMAGVIASEASAVGAHNGYGPVLDLAREPRWSRTEESYGEDPFLVGKMGQAMVRGMQGEKFGQAGKVFSTLKHFVAYGVPEGGHNGGSVSVGERDLRMNYLFPFEKAVRQGAWSVMTAYNSIDGIPCSSNSWLLNEVLRKEWGFKGFVVSDLLSIQGLSGGHNTAANPAEGASQALNAGLDVDLSGSGYGKNLLLAIKEGLVSEDELNQAVGRVLTTKFRLGLFENPFVSEKEAKKKVASPENIEVARQVARESIILLKNDGDLLPLKKDLKRIAVIGPNADNVYNQLGDYTAPQADGKVKTVLAGIKEKLGARTEVEYVKGAAIRDMGQTDIPAAVAAAKRSDVVVLVVGGSSARDFKTSYQATGAAEVESSKKGISDMESGEGFDRASLDMMGDQLELMQAIQATGKPVVLVVIKGRPLNLNWADEHIPAILDAWYPGQEGGTAIADVLFGDYNPAGRLPISVPRSIGQLPVYYNHQKPKHHPYIDEESTPLYSFGYGLSYTDFEYKNLEMGILEGDEDVVVEVSFDLVNTGNFDGEEVPQLYLIDEVSSAVSAVKQLRGFDRVPLLKGETRKVSFTLDQNDLKLWTASKDWQVEKGKFKVLIGPASDNIKLNGEFEVMDSKKLK, from the coding sequence ATGAAAATTAAGATAAAAGGACTTTTGATTTTTGGTTTGATGGTAGCCTGTCAATCCACTTTACAAGCACAGGAACTTCCCTATAAAAATAAGGATCTTCCCGTAGAAAAACGGGTGGAAGACCTTTTAGGCAGGATGACCCTAGAAGAGAAGGTTGGTCAACTTTCAAAGGTTCTGGGTTGGGAAATGTATGATAAGAATGCTGGAAAAATAGGGTTAAGTCAAAAGTTTAAAGAAACAGTCAAGAATCAAAAGATCGGATTATTATGGGCAACATTACGCGCAGATCCATGGACACAGAAGACTTTAATCACAGGTTTGACTCCAGAGGAGGCTGCTAAGGCAACCAACGCCTTGCAAAAATTCATGGTTGATAGCACGCGCTTGGGTATTCCATTGTTACTTTCCGAGGAGACTCCCCACGGGCATATGGCTATTGGAGCGACCACATTTCCAACGGCCATTGGCCAAGCGAGTACCTGGAATCCGTTTCTGATCCAAAAAATGGCGGGGGTAATTGCTTCAGAAGCCTCCGCAGTTGGAGCCCATAATGGCTATGGTCCCGTTTTGGATCTAGCTCGAGAACCAAGATGGTCAAGAACAGAAGAGTCTTACGGTGAAGATCCTTTTTTAGTGGGGAAGATGGGCCAAGCCATGGTCAGGGGCATGCAAGGAGAGAAATTTGGTCAAGCAGGAAAGGTGTTTTCCACTTTAAAGCATTTTGTGGCATATGGTGTCCCGGAAGGGGGGCATAATGGAGGTAGTGTTTCTGTTGGTGAGCGAGATTTGAGGATGAATTATCTATTCCCTTTTGAAAAAGCAGTTAGGCAGGGAGCTTGGTCCGTAATGACGGCTTATAATTCCATAGATGGGATTCCATGTTCTTCAAATTCTTGGTTGTTGAATGAAGTTTTGAGAAAAGAATGGGGATTTAAAGGGTTTGTCGTGTCTGATCTATTGAGTATACAAGGTTTATCGGGAGGACATAATACAGCAGCAAATCCAGCAGAAGGGGCATCGCAAGCCTTGAATGCAGGATTGGATGTAGATCTAAGCGGTTCGGGGTATGGTAAGAATCTGTTGTTAGCTATCAAAGAAGGGTTAGTGAGTGAAGATGAATTAAACCAAGCGGTTGGAAGAGTCCTAACCACGAAGTTTCGCTTAGGTCTATTTGAAAATCCTTTTGTTTCAGAAAAGGAAGCCAAGAAGAAAGTGGCTAGTCCTGAAAATATAGAAGTTGCAAGACAAGTTGCTCGAGAGTCTATCATATTACTAAAAAATGATGGGGATCTTCTTCCTTTGAAAAAAGATCTCAAGCGAATTGCGGTGATTGGACCGAATGCAGATAATGTTTACAATCAATTAGGCGATTACACAGCGCCACAGGCAGATGGCAAGGTCAAGACAGTTCTGGCAGGGATTAAGGAGAAATTGGGAGCAAGAACTGAAGTTGAATATGTAAAAGGGGCTGCGATCCGTGATATGGGGCAGACCGATATCCCTGCTGCAGTTGCTGCTGCGAAACGTTCGGATGTTGTGGTCTTGGTTGTTGGAGGCTCAAGCGCTCGTGACTTTAAGACTTCCTATCAAGCAACGGGCGCTGCAGAGGTGGAAAGTAGCAAAAAAGGGATTTCTGATATGGAAAGTGGAGAGGGGTTTGATCGTGCTTCCTTGGATATGATGGGCGATCAATTGGAATTAATGCAGGCTATTCAGGCAACCGGAAAGCCAGTTGTATTGGTGGTTATTAAAGGAAGGCCATTAAACCTGAATTGGGCGGATGAACATATTCCTGCCATTCTTGATGCATGGTATCCTGGGCAAGAAGGAGGTACAGCAATCGCGGATGTGTTATTTGGGGATTATAATCCAGCAGGTCGACTTCCTATATCAGTTCCAAGGTCTATTGGGCAGTTGCCGGTATATTACAATCATCAAAAGCCCAAACATCATCCTTACATTGATGAAGAGTCTACTCCATTATATAGCTTTGGATACGGGTTGAGTTATACTGATTTTGAATACAAGAATTTGGAAATGGGTATATTAGAAGGGGATGAGGATGTAGTTGTGGAAGTTTCCTTCGATTTGGTCAATACCGGAAATTTTGATGGTGAAGAAGTGCCACAGCTATACCTAATCGACGAGGTCAGCTCCGCTGTTTCAGCAGTTAAACAATTACGTGGATTTGATCGGGTTCCTTTGTTGAAGGGAGAAACGCGAAAAGTTAGTTTTACCCTTGATCAAAATGATTTGAAGTTATGGACTGCAAGCAAAGATTGGCAAGTCGAAAAAGGAAAGTTCAAGGTATTGATAGGTCCAGCATCCGATAATATTAAGCTGAATGGGGAATTTGAGGTTATGGACAGTAAAAAATTGAAGTAA
- a CDS encoding exo-alpha-sialidase, translating to MKSEFIFEQGKYFDQCHASTMEEAKDGTLLASWFAGTHEGNQDVKIWGATYDGEKWSEPTIWADGVADKTYPCWNPVLFRKNNDQTIYLFYKVGPNPREWWGMVKTSKDNGKTWSKAEKLPDGILGPIKNKPKQLSNGTVVSPSSEELSETRWLAHVEIADKNMKTWKKYPINHESTLNVIQPSVILHPDNKIQVLCRSREGSVISSWSTDNGKTWSDLEKTNLINPNSGTDAIPVNNQYWIVYNPDIPGKEWWEGRAKLNIAFSNDGRDWKKFMELENHDKGEFSYPTIFQDSKGKIHITYTYNRVNVKHVVLNPK from the coding sequence TTGAAATCTGAATTTATATTCGAGCAAGGCAAATATTTCGATCAATGTCACGCTTCAACCATGGAAGAGGCAAAAGACGGAACTTTGTTGGCCAGTTGGTTTGCAGGAACCCATGAGGGCAACCAAGACGTTAAGATCTGGGGAGCTACTTACGATGGAGAGAAATGGTCAGAACCAACAATTTGGGCCGATGGAGTCGCTGATAAAACCTATCCATGTTGGAACCCCGTGCTTTTCCGAAAAAACAACGATCAAACCATCTATCTTTTTTATAAGGTGGGCCCCAATCCAAGGGAATGGTGGGGAATGGTCAAAACCTCAAAAGACAATGGAAAAACTTGGTCAAAGGCAGAAAAACTACCTGATGGAATTTTAGGCCCAATCAAAAATAAACCTAAACAGCTTTCTAATGGTACCGTTGTTTCTCCATCCAGTGAAGAATTAAGTGAAACCCGTTGGCTTGCCCATGTTGAAATTGCAGACAAGAATATGAAAACATGGAAAAAATACCCAATCAACCATGAATCAACCTTGAATGTCATTCAACCAAGCGTTATTTTACATCCAGACAATAAGATTCAAGTGCTCTGCCGCAGCAGGGAAGGTTCGGTCATTTCATCTTGGTCTACCGATAATGGCAAAACTTGGTCAGATCTTGAAAAAACAAACCTGATCAACCCCAATTCTGGAACTGATGCCATACCGGTAAACAACCAATATTGGATTGTTTACAATCCTGACATTCCCGGAAAAGAATGGTGGGAAGGAAGAGCAAAATTAAATATTGCCTTTTCCAATGATGGACGGGATTGGAAAAAGTTCATGGAATTAGAAAATCATGATAAAGGTGAATTCAGCTATCCAACTATCTTCCAAGATTCCAAAGGCAAGATTCATATAACTTATACCTACAATAGAGTCAATGTAAAACATGTGGTTTTAAACCCAAAATAA
- a CDS encoding alpha-L-fucosidase — MKRSTLFTAAFLLASSLSFGQAHNVSAGYQKPTDQQVIQNLEQWQDMKFGLFMHWGTYSQWGIVESWSICPEDEGWTQRKPEHGKTYFEYVKNYENLQKSFNPVDFNPQKWADAAKAAGMKYVVFTTKHHDGFAMFDTKESDYKITSKNTPFSSNPKANVTKEIFNSFRNEGFKIGAYFSKPDWHTEHYWWPYFPPKDRNVNYDPTKYPERWNNFKNYTYNQINELTSEYGKVDILWLDGGWVRPFSTIDQSVDWQRGIKVEQDIDMDRIGGMARKNQPGIIVVDRTVPGKWENYVTPEQAIPEHPLDIPWESCITMGNSFSYVPNDQYKPTKKIVETLVKIISRGGNYLMNIAPGPNGDFDQAAYDRLKELAKWVQINESAIYATRSVAPYHENEYYYTRSKDNKTINVFHLSEGEKYSAPTSFSFQIPANSKIKAVKILGHNGKAKWNLKENILTVQNSAKNLDYATAIQVSLR; from the coding sequence ATGAAGAGATCAACATTATTTACCGCAGCTTTCCTCCTTGCTTCATCCCTTTCTTTTGGCCAAGCGCACAACGTCTCCGCGGGTTATCAAAAACCTACTGATCAACAGGTCATCCAGAATCTGGAGCAGTGGCAGGACATGAAGTTTGGGCTCTTTATGCACTGGGGAACCTACAGCCAATGGGGAATCGTGGAAAGTTGGAGTATTTGCCCTGAAGATGAAGGCTGGACCCAACGTAAACCCGAACACGGAAAAACCTATTTTGAATATGTAAAAAATTACGAAAACCTACAGAAGTCCTTTAACCCTGTAGATTTCAATCCCCAAAAATGGGCTGATGCAGCAAAAGCTGCCGGAATGAAATATGTCGTATTTACAACCAAACACCACGATGGCTTCGCCATGTTTGACACCAAAGAGTCCGATTACAAAATCACTTCCAAGAATACCCCGTTCTCTAGTAACCCAAAGGCCAATGTCACCAAAGAAATTTTCAATTCCTTCCGAAATGAAGGTTTCAAAATAGGAGCCTATTTCTCCAAACCTGATTGGCACACAGAACACTATTGGTGGCCTTATTTCCCACCAAAAGACAGAAATGTAAATTACGACCCTACTAAATATCCAGAACGCTGGAACAATTTCAAAAACTACACCTACAACCAGATCAATGAACTGACCTCCGAATATGGAAAAGTTGACATCCTATGGCTTGATGGGGGCTGGGTCAGACCCTTCAGTACCATTGACCAATCCGTGGACTGGCAACGCGGCATCAAGGTCGAACAGGACATCGATATGGACCGTATCGGTGGAATGGCAAGAAAAAATCAACCTGGGATCATTGTAGTAGACCGGACTGTTCCCGGAAAATGGGAGAATTACGTGACACCGGAGCAGGCTATTCCTGAACATCCACTAGATATTCCTTGGGAAAGCTGTATCACCATGGGAAATTCTTTCTCTTATGTCCCTAATGACCAATATAAGCCTACAAAAAAGATTGTAGAAACCTTAGTCAAGATTATTTCTCGAGGTGGCAACTACCTGATGAACATTGCTCCTGGACCTAATGGAGACTTTGACCAGGCTGCATACGATCGCCTTAAGGAATTGGCAAAATGGGTGCAGATCAATGAGTCTGCAATTTACGCTACAAGAAGTGTTGCTCCATATCATGAAAATGAATATTACTACACCCGTAGCAAAGACAATAAAACCATTAACGTTTTCCACTTGTCCGAAGGCGAAAAATACAGTGCTCCAACCTCTTTCTCATTCCAAATCCCTGCCAACAGTAAAATTAAGGCAGTGAAAATCCTAGGCCATAATGGAAAAGCAAAATGGAATCTAAAGGAAAACATACTCACTGTACAGAATTCAGCCAAAAATCTAGATTATGCGACAGCCATTCAAGTCAGCTTAAGATAA
- a CDS encoding SusD/RagB family nutrient-binding outer membrane lipoprotein, which produces MKTNKLLVIAGLMAASLATITSCKKESFDAEYRNPSKVTSSTIEKQYTGVQYGYIELVVPTYRNYFVTLSPTIHRYLQTIGWANTTDQLTPGMAAINDRWERYYRGLAQFREFEKVYNASPDDEKAMKKIFLLTAKVFFYDLTQQQVDLHGDIPWSQAGMLSTNGGDYTISYSKFDKAADIYTAMLDDLKSISTELSTYTLPAAVVSSFKTQDLVNSGNVDLWKKYCNSLRLRMLTRVGKASQFSARATQEINEILGNPTKFPVLASNADNIQIDIFNNASDVNARGFRDAIESWNNNIAGKVMIDHMLNNADPRLPFMFEPGAGANGAFIGLDQSLTSAVQSSQIAGTPANPSKIAIYNRSTYSRNQNFPGILITASEVDFLKAENQLNSGNATAAKASFEKAIKESIELQVSLRNISNDGTVAKPTAPTTAQTTAYINKIGWGTNNLQLIAMQKWLHFNIIQSVENWSEVRRLNYPTFAFRVETSDFQKTVPVKWNMVQDEITYNQENYNAIKDQDNVNTKLFWDVN; this is translated from the coding sequence ATGAAAACAAACAAATTATTGGTGATCGCGGGATTAATGGCTGCATCACTAGCAACGATAACCTCTTGTAAAAAAGAGTCCTTTGATGCTGAATATCGGAACCCTTCTAAAGTAACGAGTTCAACCATCGAAAAACAATATACAGGTGTACAATATGGCTATATCGAACTAGTCGTTCCAACCTATAGAAATTACTTTGTAACTCTTTCTCCAACCATTCACCGTTATCTACAAACGATTGGCTGGGCAAACACCACTGATCAATTAACGCCAGGTATGGCCGCAATTAACGATCGTTGGGAAAGATACTATAGAGGATTGGCACAGTTCAGGGAATTTGAAAAAGTGTACAACGCTAGCCCTGATGATGAAAAGGCAATGAAGAAAATCTTCTTATTGACTGCAAAGGTCTTTTTCTATGACCTAACGCAACAACAAGTGGATTTACATGGCGATATTCCATGGTCTCAAGCTGGTATGTTAAGTACAAATGGTGGTGATTATACCATCTCCTACTCAAAATTTGACAAGGCTGCAGATATCTATACTGCTATGTTAGACGATTTAAAATCTATCAGTACTGAGTTGAGCACTTATACCCTTCCAGCAGCAGTAGTTAGTTCTTTCAAGACTCAAGACTTGGTTAACTCCGGAAATGTAGACTTGTGGAAAAAATACTGTAACTCCTTAAGATTACGTATGCTGACTCGCGTTGGAAAAGCTTCACAGTTTTCTGCTAGAGCTACCCAAGAAATCAATGAAATATTAGGTAATCCAACAAAATTCCCTGTCCTAGCATCGAATGCAGATAATATCCAAATTGATATCTTCAACAATGCCTCAGATGTGAATGCAAGAGGATTTAGGGATGCAATTGAAAGCTGGAACAACAATATTGCTGGAAAAGTAATGATTGACCACATGTTAAACAATGCAGATCCAAGACTTCCATTTATGTTTGAACCAGGCGCTGGTGCTAATGGAGCTTTCATCGGTCTAGATCAATCGCTAACAAGTGCTGTTCAATCATCACAGATTGCTGGAACACCTGCTAACCCGAGTAAGATTGCCATCTATAACAGATCTACTTATTCTCGCAACCAGAACTTCCCTGGTATCTTGATCACGGCTTCAGAAGTTGATTTCTTGAAAGCAGAAAATCAATTGAACAGTGGAAACGCGACAGCAGCAAAAGCTAGTTTTGAAAAAGCGATCAAAGAATCCATTGAACTACAGGTTTCCTTGAGAAACATCAGTAATGATGGAACCGTAGCAAAACCTACTGCTCCAACTACTGCTCAGACAACAGCTTATATCAATAAAATCGGATGGGGAACAAACAACCTCCAATTGATCGCTATGCAAAAATGGTTACACTTCAACATTATCCAATCTGTAGAAAACTGGTCGGAGGTGAGAAGATTAAACTACCCAACTTTTGCATTCCGTGTTGAAACTTCAGATTTCCAAAAAACAGTTCCTGTAAAATGGAATATGGTTCAAGATGAAATCACGTACAATCAAGAAAACTACAACGCTATCAAAGATCAAGACAACGTTAATACAAAATTATTCTGGGATGTAAATTAA
- a CDS encoding SusC/RagA family TonB-linked outer membrane protein, with translation MSNFYSKCCSITLVMLFSLSSLFAQQTVTGRVTDPNGAGLPGVSVSVVGTNKAAQSNMDGNYSIEANNGQKLRFTSVGYQTQEVNVTSSTLNVTMQEDAGNIDEVVVTAMGIKRAPKELGYAMSTVEAKELTKTGSPNFAGALYGKAPGVRISAAPGGATSGININIRGVNSITGNSQPLIIIDGVPMRTTTFNNSNYWGDQRARGNGLEDLNPEDIESITVLKGASAAALYGSEALNGVVMVTTKSGKGGEGVAIDFNATYTHDQIAYLPRFQDVRGPGYTTQYADAGQGEDMFFYYGDDLAVDGVKRGLLGATINFGPKFDGQPVVSWDGKVRPYVAQNSYGKLFNNPNNTIFNLALSHTSDKANTRFSLTRQDNEMTALSSYNKKNIASINSTMKFWDKLTTDIVVNYVNQHTHNRPFLTDRLVNNFTGMISTFDNPEWYLDRYSTSLGYKYVTGSNQSLTPGENLRHNGYKADVLDFMWNNLARQYDEYSNRVIGSFTNTWQVTQDFSIRGRFSADMTNLKTDDKQPNEIPVAFGQSGYYASNNTTANIYYTDLLASYSKQITEDVKLGAMLGYTATKLNTTNLSANTDGGLSVRNWYDISASNNISRGNSTKLNSLRDATFGTINFNFKDFWFVEGTLRREQISQMHPDNNVLYYPSVNTSIILNEAFQMPEFFNYAKLRGSYGIVGKYPDIYLSALSYSQATLGNQGTDASVLYTQIPTSSFGNEKIKPENKHELEIGLETRLFNNKLGLDITYYNGKIVDQILNYTLPYSTGSNSILANVGTLRNTGYEFALNGAPISNDNFKWNSILNFAFNRNKVEALPGGASQLMLADYDGSAARLVANVGQSMGDIMVHPYVYDASGKKIVNDNGLYQLDPDEWVKAGNAMPKVTGGFINTFTYKNITLDALIDFRWGGHAMPTGINWMKSRGLLEETLTAMDAEHGGLSYYIKDGKGIATTGNAGPAGEKVFHDGMVMDGVLADGSPNTNIISQAFYYAQTYNWGGPQYSNSNYGLYVQKNNYIKLRELSLGYRLPASVAKSLRAKNLQISAFARNLFFIYRSMKDLDPEQMTGGSYWVNNVTNAGTSPATRTYGFMLRASF, from the coding sequence ATGAGCAATTTTTACTCAAAATGTTGCAGTATAACCTTAGTTATGCTTTTCAGCTTATCTTCGTTATTTGCACAACAAACTGTTACGGGGAGAGTAACAGATCCTAATGGAGCAGGTCTTCCAGGAGTGAGTGTGTCTGTTGTTGGAACAAACAAAGCAGCTCAATCCAACATGGATGGAAACTACTCCATCGAAGCCAATAATGGCCAAAAACTACGCTTCACCAGCGTAGGCTATCAAACACAAGAAGTGAATGTTACTTCTTCCACCTTAAATGTAACCATGCAGGAAGATGCTGGTAACATAGATGAAGTCGTGGTAACTGCCATGGGTATCAAAAGAGCACCTAAGGAATTAGGTTATGCTATGAGTACCGTAGAAGCAAAAGAATTGACCAAAACAGGATCACCTAACTTTGCAGGTGCATTATATGGTAAAGCGCCAGGTGTTCGTATTTCTGCAGCTCCAGGTGGTGCTACTTCTGGTATTAACATCAATATCCGTGGGGTCAACTCGATCACCGGTAACTCTCAGCCATTAATTATTATTGATGGTGTTCCAATGAGAACTACTACCTTCAATAACTCTAATTACTGGGGTGACCAAAGAGCAAGAGGTAACGGATTAGAAGACCTAAACCCTGAAGATATCGAATCCATCACTGTGCTTAAAGGTGCTTCTGCAGCCGCATTATATGGTTCCGAAGCATTAAATGGGGTAGTTATGGTGACGACTAAATCTGGTAAAGGTGGAGAAGGCGTTGCAATCGACTTTAATGCAACATATACCCATGACCAAATTGCCTACTTACCTCGCTTTCAAGATGTGAGAGGTCCTGGTTATACAACTCAATATGCTGATGCAGGCCAAGGCGAAGACATGTTCTTCTATTATGGTGATGATCTAGCAGTTGATGGTGTAAAAAGAGGTCTTTTAGGGGCAACAATTAACTTTGGTCCTAAATTCGACGGCCAACCTGTTGTTTCTTGGGATGGTAAAGTTAGACCTTATGTAGCGCAAAATTCATATGGCAAACTATTCAACAACCCAAATAATACCATCTTCAACTTAGCCCTATCGCATACAAGTGATAAAGCAAACACAAGGTTCTCGTTGACTAGACAAGACAACGAAATGACCGCACTTTCTTCATACAACAAGAAGAACATCGCTAGTATCAATTCAACTATGAAATTCTGGGATAAATTGACCACAGATATCGTAGTAAACTATGTTAATCAACATACCCACAACAGACCATTCTTGACAGACCGTCTTGTAAACAACTTTACAGGTATGATCTCGACCTTCGATAACCCAGAGTGGTATTTGGACAGATACAGCACTAGCCTTGGCTATAAATATGTAACTGGTTCTAACCAAAGTTTGACACCTGGAGAAAACCTAAGACACAATGGCTACAAAGCTGACGTATTAGACTTCATGTGGAATAACTTGGCTAGACAATATGATGAATACTCAAACAGGGTGATCGGATCATTTACCAACACTTGGCAAGTAACACAAGACTTCTCTATCCGCGGTAGATTCTCTGCAGATATGACGAACTTAAAAACAGATGATAAACAACCAAACGAAATTCCGGTAGCATTCGGACAGTCTGGATACTATGCATCTAATAATACGACTGCAAATATTTACTACACCGACTTATTGGCTTCATACAGCAAGCAAATCACCGAAGATGTAAAATTAGGTGCAATGCTTGGTTATACAGCTACTAAATTGAATACTACGAATTTATCAGCAAATACCGACGGTGGATTATCTGTTAGAAATTGGTATGATATCAGTGCGTCTAACAATATTTCAAGAGGTAACTCAACAAAATTGAACTCTTTACGTGATGCTACTTTCGGAACCATCAACTTTAACTTTAAAGATTTCTGGTTTGTAGAAGGTACATTAAGAAGAGAGCAAATTTCTCAAATGCACCCTGATAACAACGTTTTATACTACCCTTCCGTAAACACCAGTATTATCTTAAATGAAGCATTCCAAATGCCTGAATTCTTCAATTATGCTAAATTAAGAGGTTCATATGGTATCGTGGGTAAATACCCTGATATCTATTTAAGTGCCTTAAGTTATTCCCAAGCTACTTTGGGTAATCAAGGAACGGATGCATCAGTATTGTATACCCAGATCCCAACTTCTTCTTTCGGTAATGAAAAAATCAAACCTGAAAACAAACACGAATTGGAAATCGGTTTAGAAACAAGATTGTTCAATAACAAATTAGGTTTAGACATTACCTATTATAACGGTAAAATCGTTGACCAGATCTTAAACTATACCCTTCCTTATTCTACAGGTTCTAACTCAATCCTAGCAAACGTAGGTACATTGAGAAACACAGGTTACGAATTTGCATTAAACGGAGCTCCTATTTCAAATGATAACTTCAAATGGAACTCTATCTTAAACTTTGCCTTCAACCGCAATAAGGTAGAAGCTCTTCCTGGTGGTGCTTCCCAATTAATGTTAGCAGATTACGATGGTTCTGCAGCAAGATTAGTTGCTAACGTAGGTCAATCTATGGGTGACATCATGGTACACCCTTATGTGTATGATGCAAGTGGTAAAAAGATTGTTAATGATAATGGTCTTTATCAATTAGATCCAGATGAGTGGGTTAAAGCGGGTAATGCAATGCCAAAAGTAACAGGTGGTTTCATCAATACTTTTACTTACAAAAACATCACTTTAGATGCATTGATCGACTTCCGTTGGGGCGGACATGCCATGCCTACTGGTATCAACTGGATGAAATCTCGTGGTCTATTGGAAGAAACCCTTACAGCAATGGATGCTGAGCACGGTGGTCTAAGCTACTATATCAAAGATGGTAAAGGTATTGCAACAACTGGAAACGCTGGCCCTGCTGGTGAAAAAGTATTCCACGATGGTATGGTAATGGACGGCGTTTTAGCAGATGGTTCTCCAAATACCAATATCATTTCTCAAGCATTCTACTACGCTCAAACCTACAACTGGGGAGGTCCTCAATACTCTAACTCAAACTACGGTTTGTATGTTCAGAAAAACAATTACATCAAATTAAGAGAACTTTCTTTGGGTTATAGATTACCTGCTTCTGTAGCAAAAAGCTTAAGAGCTAAAAACCTTCAGATCTCTGCATTTGCAAGAAACCTATTCTTCATTTATAGATCAATGAAAGATTTAGATCCTGAACAAATGACAGGTGGTTCTTATTGGGTAAACAACGTTACTAATGCGGGTACTTCTCCTGCAACTAGAACTTATGGTTTCATGTTACGTGCAAGCTTCTAA
- a CDS encoding ROK family transcriptional regulator, translated as MDSLKLSILKRLYFSNPQSIAELSASIGKSVPNITNAVNKLLQLNLIEQDGLAPSTGGRRAAQFVPNEKHLPLILSIAIDQFYTSVVVVDFKNQYKTAINTEVIDLREDDAYEKIIALTKNTIKQTDAYQIYGIGVTIPGFVDSKTGKNNSYSSNSPFYDLKTNIQKEFNLPTFVENDSSAIAIAEHKFGSAKSIEDVMVVNLNWGVGLGMILDNELYRGHSGFAGEFSHIPLSDSNKLCSCGKKGCLEVDASLLAAVESASNSLKSGEASSLQAVFKQQKYLTGDQLLTAAIHGDQLAMEAVNKIGYMLGKGIATLIHIINPELVLISGRGAKAKDVLLPKIQSAVLEFSIKRLSQNTKIEFSNTENIQLLGSTCICILNADKNIYKTQLID; from the coding sequence TTGGATAGCCTTAAATTATCAATACTAAAGCGGTTATATTTTTCCAATCCGCAATCGATTGCAGAACTTAGTGCGTCGATTGGGAAAAGTGTGCCCAATATTACCAATGCCGTAAATAAATTATTGCAACTAAACCTGATCGAACAAGACGGCCTAGCCCCTTCCACAGGCGGTAGACGTGCTGCTCAATTTGTACCAAACGAAAAACATCTCCCTTTAATTCTATCCATTGCTATTGACCAATTCTATACTTCAGTAGTCGTTGTTGACTTTAAAAACCAATATAAAACTGCAATAAACACTGAAGTGATCGACCTAAGAGAGGACGATGCTTATGAAAAAATTATTGCACTGACTAAAAACACAATCAAACAAACCGACGCTTATCAAATTTATGGAATCGGTGTAACCATTCCTGGATTTGTAGATAGCAAAACTGGCAAAAACAATTCTTATAGTAGCAATTCCCCGTTCTACGACCTGAAAACTAACATTCAAAAAGAATTTAATTTGCCGACTTTTGTGGAAAATGACTCTTCCGCAATTGCAATTGCAGAACATAAATTTGGATCTGCAAAATCCATTGAAGATGTCATGGTGGTCAACCTCAATTGGGGTGTTGGACTAGGAATGATCCTGGACAACGAACTCTACCGTGGACATTCTGGATTTGCAGGTGAGTTCAGTCACATCCCTCTTTCTGACTCAAACAAACTTTGTTCTTGTGGTAAAAAAGGCTGCCTAGAAGTTGATGCTTCCCTATTGGCTGCCGTAGAATCTGCATCTAACTCTCTAAAATCCGGCGAGGCATCCTCGCTACAAGCTGTTTTCAAACAACAAAAATACCTGACTGGTGACCAACTTTTAACTGCTGCCATACATGGAGATCAACTCGCCATGGAAGCGGTCAATAAAATTGGATATATGTTAGGAAAAGGTATAGCAACCCTAATCCATATCATCAACCCTGAATTGGTGTTGATATCTGGACGTGGTGCAAAAGCCAAGGATGTACTGTTGCCTAAAATTCAAAGCGCAGTATTGGAGTTTAGTATCAAAAGATTATCACAAAACACAAAAATTGAATTCTCTAACACAGAAAACATACAATTATTGGGTTCAACATGCATCTGCATCTTGAACGCAGACAAAAACATCTATAAAACACAATTAATAGACTAA